The proteins below come from a single Sorghum bicolor cultivar BTx623 chromosome 4, Sorghum_bicolor_NCBIv3, whole genome shotgun sequence genomic window:
- the LOC8066151 gene encoding forkhead box protein G1, translating into MESRRHHQRSRSARGPPTLPPLHQPHPRHHHHPPPHHRQNPSHSPAAASSFVYRPHQPMEEDAISTLMDIDDSPLSAAGAGFLDEEDGDGEMFLAPHRAGRGGGGGETRGPLLFSGFFNSFDGADFDDDDLA; encoded by the coding sequence ATGGAGTCGCGTCGACATCACCAGAGGTCCCGCAGCGCACGCGGGCCACCCACGCTGCCGCCCCTACACCAGCCCCACcctcgccaccaccaccacccgccCCCGCACCACCGCCAAAACCCTAGCCActcccccgccgccgcctcctccttcgTCTACCGTCCGCACCAGCCCATGGAGGAAGACGCCATCTCGACGCTCATGGACATCGACGACTCGCCGCTCAGCGCCGCGGGGGCCGGATTCCTCGACGAGgaggacggggacggggagaTGTTCCTGGCTCCGCACCGCGCGGGccgcggtggcggcggtggcgagACCCGCGGGCCCCTCCTCTTCTCCGGGTTCTTCAACAGCTTCGACGGCGCCGacttcgacgacgacgacctcgccTGA